Below is a genomic region from Hypomesus transpacificus isolate Combined female chromosome 1, fHypTra1, whole genome shotgun sequence.
TTATCAAATTGAATAGCATGAACATTTAATTGAATGGCATAAATAGCATAAatactactgtacagtagtatCATTTCTCTGTACAGGCTACAAGATACTCATGTTATACAGTTCCCCAGAACCTCAACTTGTCACCTCCACCCAATGACGATTAACAAGTTGTAGAGCTGTGGCTGTTTATGTCTTTTACAATGCTTAGCTGTTTCTAACATAATAGAGATGAAGTAGCTTCTACCAACTGTGCTTTTGTAGCATTAATTATTtcccaagagagagagagaagagagagagagagagagagagagagagagagagagagagagagagagagagaaaggggggggtgagagagtaggagagagaggggggatagagagagggggagagagagaggggggggtggagagagagagagagggggagagagtaggagagagagagggggggtagaaagagagagagggggggggggagagagagagagggggagagagtaggagagagagaggggggggaggagtaggagaaagagtgagagggagaaaaaagctCCTGATCAGGTATCAGTGTTTGAGTAATGCTTAGTTTGCATAGCCCTGCTGTTCCTGTCAATGACACCCTTTGTTGCAAGTGTTTCCCTCTTCAGCACATAGTTTTCCTCCAGAAACTTCTTCCTACTTCTCTGTGTTCCATGCTATTGACCCTAAGTAACAGGGAAGTGCATTACTATCTTTATTGTGAATGTAGGCAACTAATTATTGTCATCTTAGATGTCCTTGTCATTACTAAATGAACAatcctgctctctggtctgaTTCTCTTAGTGGAACACATATGGACATGTATAAACTCCCCACTGCAGAACCAATGCTTATTTCAACATGGAGAATACATTAAGAATGCATTGTAAGTATGCCACTGAGACCATGAACCTGTCACCTACCTGGATAAGGACATGAAACAAATCCTCTATTGATGCTAGTCTAAGACGGAAGTGGAGGTGTGCTGGATATTGGTTTAGAGATAATAGCATTTGATAGTTATTCAGGAAGATACTGGTACAGTATCACCTTAACCAGTGATAACCAGAGTGCAGTAAGGTAGCTAAATACCGTATTTTGATTTacagaagacagagaagaaaaatgTATTCCACTGTAAGGGGGtttaatattggccaaacaaccaaaactattccCCTAGGTTTAAAAGAAAAGGGGTAAACTGGACAATGTATTAAGATTAACCAAATGTGCTGAAATTACAGTAATTTGAGTcaatgggttaaatcagagcaaaatTGGTCAAAGTAAAGTTAATTAAATAGATATTTACTGGTAATAACATTTTAAGGGAATTAAATCTATTTAAAGCCAAACATGTTTCAAAAGAAAGGTCTTACCAAATCTAACTCCAAGAATCTAGAGAACTATGCTCCACAATTCACTTTGTACCCAACTATCATCcgtagaacaaccaatcagacagcATCTGGACCCTTACCTTACTACAACATATAACTAGCAATGCAACAGCAAATTACATAATGAGATGTGAGACCCATCAAGTCGAGACGCcgtccagcaactccagattttagcatttgagaggagggaggcagtgtgacacccagccttacaccaTTGAAAAATGATTGAAACTCATCTAAAGATTCACTTACATGATATTATGTAAATATTATTCATATAGGAAGAACCACAATCGAATTCCATGATTACACATATTTACAactgaatacaaaaatgaaataaCAACTTCCATTGCAAATGTAATGAAATACTTTAGTCTTAGTAGCTTTAGTCTGAACTACACATCAAGGCCCAAGCTCATCCATATCTAGGAACATTATCAGTTTCAAATGTTACTGACATCTGACCACTGTGGTCATAGTACAGTTAATTTAGAACATTTAAACATCCTCTGGGCATTTCCTGGTTTCAACTAAGCCAACAGAGACCTTCTACACATGTCACTAACCAGTATGAACTGTGTAGTCATTTCTATTCCTGAAGCAAGTTTCATTTTTCTCATAGTCTGTGAGGTACATGAACATTGCAGTCTCTTAGTTCACATTGACAAAGTGTCACAGTGACCTTACCTCTGTAAGCTCATAGGAGTCCACAAAAATGGTCAAAAGCAGATCATTTGTTAGATTAGTGTCCCTTTCCCACGGAGCGGCTACTGTACCTTTCGTCTGAAGTTTTGTTTCAACTGCTTGTGTTGCATAGCAGTAATAGATGCTGGGGGGTTTTCAAAGGGGTTGTGAGTCACTTGAATTGTCACATTTCTACGTATAGGGAAGTTGCATCAGGGTTGAATGACAATGGATGGGAGAAGAGACAAATTTCGAAAGGCTCAGTGGTACAGATGTAGATAAGCATGGAACCTATCTGATTCCAGTGTGATGCAAAATACTCCTGACAGATGGGATTAATGGTTGGGGACTGTAGTATACGGGAATGAATATCATTTAAAAATATCAATTATACTGTAACGACAGTctgaccctgttcctggagacaAGATGAATCACATTTGTAACAACAGGGGTTGCAGTGCAAACCTACGGCAGGGTTGCCATAAGCAGACTTGGTCCACCCTGCTTCAAACTATTGTCTGTCATAAAGGATTTGAGAGGAGTCGTAGCCTGTAGCCGTCATCGATAATCAGGCGTAGTTGCATACAGTCTTGTGCACAGTAATTTTGGTGTGGTTAGTGAAGCTAGTTTAGAGGAATGCAGCGTCACATTTCTCTTCTTTTCTATTACACACTGACCAGTGATAGTGTTTGTTTGCTGATAAGAAGATTCTCTCATGAATGTTCTTTCTGAACATTTCCTGACAGataactgtttgtgtgtgtgcgtgtgtgtgtgtgcgtgtgtgtgcatgcgtgcgtgtgcgtgtgtgcacgtgtgcgtgcAAGagagtgttgtgtttttgtgttggcAGTGTTAAGGGGAGTACAACTTACTTAAACCACACACATATCCATGTGTTCTCCATATCAAGAAGAAACTATATACAACTAATATGTTTATActtcacgcaaacacacagtaaACTGGCAGAGTAATGTTAGTATTTATAGTTGCACACCTAATACATGTAATTACTCACAATCCAGTTATAGAATGTGACAGTAACCTAGTCATTGCAGACACATTGGTGTATATTGAAAGTCTTTTAAAAGCTTTTGCATGCACAACCAATGTTAACTAAAAAGTTTCAAGTTTTAGTTTTTTGTACAGCAGCTTCTTAGCAGAACCGTGAAGTCTGCTGAAGTTATTCTGCCTTCCAAAACAGAAAGAAGGCTTGTCCCTCTGACACCAGCATGATTCCCTGTGTGTGCAATCCTACAGTTTCAGCGGCATCATCACCTACCTGGACTGGGACTCAGGAAGATCCAGGCATCGGTCTGAGGAGTGTTGTGAGGACACAGTGTCATGTACCTGTGACTAGACTGCTTCTACTTCAGGTCATCTACTGCCTGCCTTTGTGTAGCTCCGAGACCAAACCCCACCCTTTTTGAGAAACTGACTTCACTCAGTTCCCCTTTTGCTTCCTGCTCATTTTCATATCAGTATTATTTTGTGGTAGAATGTTGTTTTCTAAAGTAGGCTGAAAAGTGCAGCCCTTAATACAGATTCATCACGTTATTTCACGTCATTTATAATTTTAGATTTCAAACCAGGTGTACACGGACCAAAGTTTATagaaaacgtttttttaatgtattattattatcattatctgAATTGCCAGTATCATTGTCATTGTAAAATAACTCTTGCCATGACTGGTTGCACTACTAATTATGTTACGTTTCTTTAAGGTTCTAATCTAACCAAAGACCTACATTACAAACATgttcaaacattttttttcctgGATTTTCTCATTTGCCGTGTCCTCCACACAGCACCCACCACACGATGGCAGTCTTCAAAAACTTGGATCTATGTTTTCCCTGCAGAGAGGTCCTTATCAAGGAGTGCTTCCGAattcttccttcctctttcGTCTGCATCGGGTCGCTGACATGGTAAGGAATTGGTCCACGATTACTATTTTAAAAATCAACTGTAATCGTCTCAATTGCACATGATATACTTGTTCATGTTAGATAGTATGTGTAAACGTTATACTGAGGGATCTTCATCCCTCATTATTTGTAGTTTTGTCTATTGATGTCTTAGTAAATTTTAGAACGAAACTTCTAGCGACAAAAGCAGCTTCCACCAAACGGCCTTCCCAACGCGTACAAGACTTTTGCTTAAAACATTGCTTTTAGCTTCAGATATTGCAGCATATCATGAACTGCCCATTGACTatatccacccccccctccatatCACGAACTTGCCGTCTAATTTAGCCTGTATTTCTTTACTTGAGCTGCGTCAGTTGAAAGATTGGCTAAATTAGCTGGCTAGCAGCTAGCCATCTCCCTGTTTGCCTACTAGTTATACCTTTGATCATGAGCCAATACATTGGCGCACATGAATTGACAGTCGCATACATTAGCTGCGTTAACGAACAGTGTAGTTAAATTGGGATCGTGCTGGGGTAGAAGTAATatcaagtcatccaaggtggcCATGCTTGTTTGAGCGGTTTGGTGGTTGAATCTGAAGATGCTGTCAGATTTAACCCTATGCAATTGTACCCTTGTCGAGCATAGCTAACGCCACTATTTTGACAGGTCAACGTACCAAAGACCCGCAGAACCTACTGCAAGAAGTGCAAGAAGCACCAGCCTCACAAAGTTACCCAGTACAAGAAGGGAAAGGACTCCCTCTATGCACAGGGTAAGTCCCGGTGAAATAATCCCAGCGCACAGATTTTAACTACATTTTCCATTAGACGCATTGATTCATGTGTATATATTATAGGTAAGAGGAGATACGACAGAAAGCAGTCCGGTTATGGTGGACAGACCAAGCCTATTTTCCGGAAAAAGGTGAGCCTGCCTTGcttttacattttattaatttagtTCTTTCCTATTTCACAAGCTGTGCCAGTGAACCTTGTTTTTAAAAGCATATATTTGTCCTAGGCCAAGACCACAAAGAAGATTGTGCTGAGGCTGGAGTGTGTGGAGCCTAACTGCAGATCCAAGAGAATGCTGGCCATCAAAAGATGCAAACACTTTGAGTTGGGAGGTGACAAGAAGAGAAAGGTAAGGCTGTTCAACTGCCCTTCACATCAAGTTGTACTTGCTGCTTGTACACAAGTTTCCAAGCCAGTTGCATGTTTTACGCCAGTGGTAGATCTAGTGACTAATCGGAATCAAGGTTAATGTCTCTTGATTGCAAAATGAACTTCCACCTTTTGCATGGCGATGTTTGTGGTTAAGATATCTCCTTAACAAGGCTAATGTACAGTAGTGGGATGTTTAGAAATGTTTCACCTCAATGAATTCTGTATTCTAAAACCCTTTATTTGTTTTCCAGGGCCAGGTCATCCAGTTTTAAACACTGGCTCAATCTTCTGAATGGAGTTGTCACTGTTTTCAATAAATTTGTGGAAATGTTCATTGTTGTCCTTTAACATTTCACAATAAacggaagaaaccttgggaggagcaattcagtgagggatctcCTCCAGAGATAGTTGGTGAGGCAAAACACAGGCCAAACAGTCACgcatcaggaaagtgtcaatgggtgttgaaacaccgaAATCAGGTGATCAACttggtaaatgtcagtttaagcagAGTTTAGAAGTAGCAACAGGGCTGACAAATGCATGTGATCggtgcagcatcacaggcaggtggaTGAGGAAAGGGACCAGGAAGTCGCTGTTGTCTATCGGGGACACTGATGTCCACTTGGCGACCAGGTCCTGCGTTGGAAGACTCCCGACTAGGCTGacgctgacagctcaaacccccacACGGGAGGGGGGACAGACGAGAAGGAATTTGAGAATGCAGGAAGCAACAGTTAAAGTAATGGTAGGAAGGAGGTCCCCAATGGTCGTTTGGACAAGTGCAGTCATTTTGCAGTCCAAAGTGTATTTAATGTAGTCCTAGACACTAACTAGAAACAAtacacagtaacaggtttacatATTTGAAAATTAAGTTATGAAATCTAGGCATATGTATGGATACTTTGTCATTTAAAGTTATATGCTATATGTATACTTTAGGATTGCATTATTTGTCATGAAGCTTTAAAGTATACTTAAGCAGCCGTAGAACTGATACATTTTCAACCCAATTTTGAAAGTTGAAACTGTGAGCCTCCAtaattttcatttagcagactcttatccagagcgacttacagtaagtacagggacatttcccccgaggcaaggagggtgaagtgccttgcccaaggacgcaactTAATTTTGCATGActgggaatcaatccggcaaccttctgattattagcccgattccctattCGCTCAGCCACCTGCACCCCCAATAATTgaagagaagaggtgctctgaGTGCCAAATCAGGCTAGTCCTTTTCTGGAAGGAAACAAAATTGGCTTCATTGGTTTGCCCAGCCTCCAACGGTATGACATGATTACAAGTGTCTTCATATGTAGACAGGGTACTAGTAGGGTACTTATTTTATGAAAGCCAGTGTTTTTTCATCAGACGAGCCAAGAGGACCCCCAAAGGTGATCCAAGCATCTCTTCGTTAAATATAAAGATGAAACCGATTAAAAAATCAAAAGCACAAGTTTACTGTTACATTTACATCATAGAAACTAAAAGGCAATTTACTGTTGGGCTTTGCATCCCCTTGATTTAAAGTGCAGTGATTGAATGTAGTGTACAAACTTGGTAGACTACAGAGCTGAGTTCTTCAGTTTGACAGGCGTGTTCAGCCACTGCATGTTCTGATCTCTCTTGACGTGGCCTTCAACTGGAGAGATGGTCAACAAGGCAGTTCCAGAGGGGTTCACATTCACTACTACCCTGCTGTCAGGGGTCAGTACCCCCAGCTCCTTGTAGCTGGGCAGAACCTGTGTGACGTTACACTGGGGGTGACAGATCTTCCAGCTTGGCAGTAAGACTGGGTTAAAACCCTGTGGACCGCCAATCTCCTGCCTGTTCCATACAGCCAGAGCCATTCTTCCTCTGGACAAGGGCCTCTCCCACACCTCCAGACTGTTCGACTTTGAAAACAGTACAGTGGAAACAGTTAGGCTGCGTCTATTCGCAAACATTACTGTAACCTGAAGTTTGGTGTAGTCAGGCTTACCTTGATGGAGCGGTAACCTTGCCTGCCAAGTGGGTCCTGGTTAATGGCAATGATGTGGCGGTTCTGTAGCAGCTCCTTGGACCTGGGGCAGATGTCTCTCAGGTCATTGGACATCAGCAGAGGAGCAGCCATGATGGCCCACATCGCCATCTGTGACTCCTGTTGAGCATGACTCAGCCCGAAGTTACCGATCACAAGCTGGAGGCAAAATGATATTCTTACTACCACAAGGACGTTCTAGAGAATCAGGACCAATAATTCCAGTTCATCTGTACTCACACTTGTTACAAATGACATAATGAACCTGAAACTTGATTGTCTGTACCAGCTTTTCACATCAAACCTTATATCAAGCATTGATTTAGTGTGCTTGTGAAACAGGCTGGGGGACCTGATAACCTCATGATGTCATGAGTTGTCGAGCATGTCATTGCTCCTCATCATGTCacatgtcatttagcagactgtgTTGGGTCACCAGAGCAGAACAGTACTGAGCTGTGGTCACAGTACCATGTCAGGGTCATTCCAGCCCCCAGGGCCGGCCGAGGGCACGATGATGTCCTGATGATCACCTGACCAGTCCAAGATGGACTTCACACTGGACCACGAGTCGTAGATGTCTGCAGAGTTGCGCCAGTGGTTACACGCCTCCCGAATGGCTGTGTAGTTAGGCTGCAATCACAAAATATCTAAAAATGTTGACTTTACACCCCTTAATAATTCATTCGTAATGTATGGTGTTGTGTGTTCTCTTTAGAGGCCAAGGTCCATTTTCAAGGTCCATGGTGGAAAGGCCTGgattttttgtatttgttacCTGTTTATACGACCACTCATACAGTGGCCACTCACAGGAATACAGGATGCTGCTTCCAGTTTTGTTCAAAGCTTTTGACATGTTCCTGTagcctgaagaaaaaaaacatttgatttgacacTGGGTTAGACTGTAGTTTCAGAAATTAGctttcaaatatgaatataatcaATCAACCCCACAGACTTTCAGTGAGTCTCACCCTCTCCCAGTAAAGTCCAGTCCAAGTAGCAGCCGTCAAATTTGAGAAGATCCACACCCCAGTCTGCAAAGGTCTGAGCATCTGTATCATAGTGGCCCATACTCCCAGGGTAGCCTGCACACGTGCTGGTGCCCACATCTGCATAGATGCCCAACTTCAGACCTTTAGAATGGACCTTTGAACATAAACAGAAGTAAATGAAAGTTCAAGTTGCAAGTCACACATGCTTTATGTTTCCTGCTCtgtggaatttttttttttttctgtggttTTTAATTGCAGTAGCACACCATCACCAGAAGATGTAGATATTGTATCATAAGGTTTTCATGGTGCATTTATTTCCTCTTGATGTGTGACACTTGTTTGGACAGAATATTACTACTTTATTCAGTCTTAACGAGTTATAATATCACCTGTTTTAATATGAACAAGTGTACACGTTTTCGTGTTAAATGGAAAAGTCTTAAAAACATCACCATGGATGTCATTGTTATGGCATTGTGCAGGTGTAGGGCAGACTTATATGTGAATAAGGAGTTTGATGCTGCCATTCTGTACACTCACATAGTCAGCTAGCTTTGAGATGCCCCCTGGGAACCTCTTGGGGTCTGCTTGCAGGCGTCCTTTGGCGTCACGTTGCTTAGAAGGCCAGCAGTCATCTATGCACACATACTCATACCCAGCCTCCATCCAACCTTCCTTCACCATCACGTCTGCCATCTGCATGTACAGCCGCTCACTGCCAGCACAAGAGGCACAAGTAGTTCCTCAAAATGGTATTGTCATTTTCTGGTCATGGGGCTAAAACAGCAGTAGgagttatttttatttgttgtaGGCCAGAAATTAGTGTTCAGGCAGGGCAACCACAAGAACCTGTGGCCAACATGATGCGTTTATATCTTGGATTTTACACAGGGGAGAATTGTTTTTAGATGCTGCTGTCAGATAGCCTACTGGTTCTTACCTGATGCAATTGTTAGGGTCCGTGCTGCAGTCAACATTACACATGAATCTTTCCCAATGTAGCCAGCCCATTGTTGGTGTCAGTGCGAGCCCATTGTCCAGCGAATTAACTAGTTGTTGACTCATTATGAAAATGGTTATTGTCAACAGAGAAAATCCAACAGAACCCATTCTCGAAAGATAATCTCACAGCAAAAACAAAATATCTGACAGCGATGGTTGATTATAAAAGTGAAGAATGAATTCAAAACACGTCTACTTCCGTATTTAAAATGGAACCCGCCTTTTAAAAGACTGATTGCCGATCGACCACTAAAATTTGAATGCGCCAGGAACTAGCCAATTGCATGTAGCCTATGCGAATGTCAAAATAAACAGAAAAAACGTGGTCTGATCTCGACTGTGTCAGGTGCTTTAAATGGTTACTCGTGCATGCAGGTGGTCATGAAAATACACACAATTTAAGTTCCCTTTTTCCGTGATGGTACCTCCCAGAGGTAGCCTACATTCTTGCACCAAATCAAgctattatttttgtttaagaCATTCGACACCACGTCTTTTAAGATTTTGCAGTTGGTACAAATTCACTGAAGATTGTAAAATCACAATGCCTACTCCCTGTGTCTGCCAGTATAATGCACACATCCTGCCCTTAACccacatttgtgtttgtaaccTTAAGCACCATCAGAAGCTTCGCCAAAGGATGCGAACTACGAAGCCAGAGCAAAGACATAAATGCTCTGAATGTCACAATTCAATTTGACTGACTTTTCCTGATGGATGGGCCATCGACGCATTTACAAATCTAGTTTCTAACTAGGCCTACTGTATCTACACTTTCAAAGGTATCTGGATCAGCTGCAAAGCAAGTTTGGTATTGGGATAACAAATGGAGACCTTATTTGGTGATTGATTGCAGCCTGGATTAAGCCTGTGGTGCGTATGGGTCGCAACAGTAGGCCCAAACTTTACCAAACGTACGATAGCAAAACATTCAAcatctacatttattttaaatagtGTGCTAGGGCTGCATGGAAcgtatattttttataatacatCCAGTAATCTTTTGTTGAGTAACCGACCCGGCAGCACCCCCTTCCTGCGTTTCAGTAGCAACACACTGGAACTCAAGGCTATTTTGGTGCCCTGTAACTTCAGGTAAGACATTTAATTGATTCCCTGCCGTTGTGCATGGAATGTATAGGCTACTATTCTGCACTTTTAAAAGCAAACCGTTTATGTTTTTCAAGTGCTGCCGCCGTGCAGTTATGTTTGATTCTTAGTGTAACCTGGTTGATTTCAGTTGTAACAGGCCTACGATACCATCATACAGTTTGTGTTTGAGTTTTTAACGTATTGGTTCTTCGTGTAAAAGAGAGAGCTTGGTAAAGTTATCGTCATTGTTTAATTGAGGCGTTCATAATACTATGATCTGGGGTACTCAGCCAGTCATGTGCTTTAAGGATAGTCACTGTGGGGATCTCATGAGAGGTGTTCAGTGGCGGAAATTGCGCCCAGAGCCTGTAAACAAGTTGTTGAACTGTCAACCAGTATCATTTTTTTAGAGCGATGATTCCATTTATTTGCTTTGGACACACAATTAGGGAGTGCATGTCTTCAGTTGACAGAATTGTCTTTAATTTTGTGATGTGCGTTCTATTAAACACCCAGCAGTAGTTTAGGCTCCCATTATTTTATAGGCATGTCCTTCATATCAATTTAATATAATAATGTATCATACATTATTCAGTAAATATGCatgttttcttcttttgttttcttctttttcttcttctagctGTAGTATGCAGCCACACAAGCCTCTCCATTTCTGGGTGTTTGTCTGAGATGTGTACTTGTAGTCCATGGACTAGGACTCCATTATAGTGGTTGTTGATACTCTCCACCTGATAGTAGACTTCTAATTCTGTCTGTCGGCTCTTCTGTTACAAAGAACCAATGCTTTAACTGAGAGTCAAACAGTCCTGAGATTTCTGCCAGGGAAAATGAATACCCTCTAATTATAAATTGACTTCAGCACTGCTGGGAAAATGGTTTTCAATAATAGTTTCCTGGTGATTACATCTAAAATATTATTAGTAATGATCTCAGAGCCtctacacagacagagagagctacaAGGACTCTGCAAAGGAGCCTCCAGTATATTTAGAGAAAATCCATTTTAATAGCGTAATCGATACATGATTCAGCTTGTAGCCCTTTAAAAAGTCAGCGAGTACACAAAGGCTGACCTTGGCTCTGGCTATGATTACCATGCCACTGTCGGGTTGCCATGACTAATCTTGCCACTGAAAGCCTCTGAAAAACCTTGACAAGCTCCTGCCCCCTGTAGTAATTAAATAGAACTGCATATTGGTacctgctgtactgtagctgATACAAAGCACAGGGTAAAATCAATGAATCTAATAGAAGCAATATGTTTAGGTGGATAGATTTAGCCTTCTTTTGCTCAGTCTGTAAGAGGAAAATAGACAAAAGCCTCAGATATGCGTCTGTCTGCCAGGTGTTTACTATTCTATTGCTCAACCATGAGCTGTCAGTGCCAATAAATATGATATACCCAAATTCATATGAATTTATACATAATACAAGTTGGTAACTACCTAGCATCTGGCTTCAGAAGTGTTTTCGAGAGGGATTTCAATGTCAATTGTGCATGgacataaaacacattttaattcaaAAACAGCCAAGCCACTATGTAATTTACTGGGGTGTTTTTACAGTGACAAACTATTTATTGTGCTGAACATGGCCCTGAGCAGGACCTGAGCAAACtgttcatgtgtttgtttgCTTACGAGCTAGGCCTAAATAAGAGCAGGTGATGTCTGATTGTCTGGCTGAACTGAGGGGAGTGTTGGACATGGCCTCACACTGTGTCGTTAGTCTCATAGCTTACCTTTCTcagagatgggagaagaaatgTACCACACAGGTCCATAGACTTTATCTTACCCACTTTAAGTGTCATCAGCCACATATGATACACATCTATAAATGGTATTGATCAACATAAAATTTGGATCAAAATTACTTCAGCTGTACTGGAAGTTTTCTTTAGAGGCATGATCTCTGTCCTCAAAGCCCGACAGGAAATATTAGATTTTCATTCTACATTCTGCAATATATCAGATGCATTGTGCCTGCTTTGTTATTTCCATCATGCTAAAACGGAGGGTTCATTTCCTATGTCACACTCGACTGGCAGGCATGGTGATATGGGAATTATGTGGCAAAGGCAAATTGGATTAGAATTAGTTTTTACCCTCTTCAAAAAAATCAATTTCTCATATGCAAGAACACATTTGAACATGAATGTGCAGGTTTTTAGGTGATGCTAATGGAGGGAAGAGATCATGTATAACAGCGTAGTCCCAGTTGCCAAGCCTTCATCTACCACCCGTTTGACAGTTTACAGGAGGGGTCTTTGTACATTTTGTTTTGCTGGCACAGGGCCATAAAACTGCACGTTAAAAGTGGAAATCAACTGAAAGAACACCGTTTTTTGGAGGGGCACAACATTATCGTAT
It encodes:
- the rpl36a gene encoding 60S ribosomal protein L36a; amino-acid sequence: MFSLQRGPYQGVLPNSSFLFRLHRVADMVNVPKTRRTYCKKCKKHQPHKVTQYKKGKDSLYAQGKRRYDRKQSGYGGQTKPIFRKKAKTTKKIVLRLECVEPNCRSKRMLAIKRCKHFELGGDKKRKGQVIQF
- the gla gene encoding alpha-galactosidase A, which gives rise to MGSVGFSLLTITIFIMSQQLVNSLDNGLALTPTMGWLHWERFMCNVDCSTDPNNCISERLYMQMADVMVKEGWMEAGYEYVCIDDCWPSKQRDAKGRLQADPKRFPGGISKLADYVHSKGLKLGIYADVGTSTCAGYPGSMGHYDTDAQTFADWGVDLLKFDGCYLDWTLLGEGYRNMSKALNKTGSSILYSCEWPLYEWSYKQPNYTAIREACNHWRNSADIYDSWSSVKSILDWSGDHQDIIVPSAGPGGWNDPDMLVIGNFGLSHAQQESQMAMWAIMAAPLLMSNDLRDICPRSKELLQNRHIIAINQDPLGRQGYRSIKSNSLEVWERPLSRGRMALAVWNRQEIGGPQGFNPVLLPSWKICHPQCNVTQVLPSYKELGVLTPDSRVVVNVNPSGTALLTISPVEGHVKRDQNMQWLNTPVKLKNSAL